One region of Bacillus zhangzhouensis genomic DNA includes:
- a CDS encoding TraR/DksA C4-type zinc finger protein has translation MLSKVELYHLKQRLLDEKKALEAKSHDDEQKVSFPYDSVGELSAYDNHPGDQGTELFERGKDIALNSLQHEHMLDINEALQAIANGSYGLCKVCKAPIPKERLEALPTAVTCTEHSKEQTVSQNRPIEEDLISPPAGQFENEESAAYDGEDAYQDVERYGNSETPSDMEFPPLTYDDVYTQSEDEDYVEDYEGFAAADIEGKASKVYPNKAHEAYEKALDEEGVMTVFGDLKPYEEEPYTKENH, from the coding sequence TTGTTGTCTAAAGTCGAATTATACCATTTGAAGCAGCGCCTTCTCGATGAAAAAAAAGCACTTGAAGCCAAGAGCCATGACGATGAACAGAAAGTATCCTTTCCTTACGATTCGGTCGGTGAATTGTCTGCCTATGATAACCACCCGGGCGATCAAGGGACAGAGTTGTTCGAGCGTGGGAAAGATATTGCTTTAAACAGCTTGCAACATGAACATATGCTAGACATCAATGAAGCACTTCAAGCCATTGCAAACGGCTCTTATGGTCTGTGCAAGGTCTGTAAAGCCCCTATTCCAAAGGAACGCTTAGAAGCCTTGCCTACAGCCGTCACATGCACAGAGCATTCCAAAGAACAAACTGTTTCACAAAACCGTCCGATTGAAGAGGATTTAATAAGTCCGCCAGCAGGACAATTTGAAAATGAAGAAAGTGCTGCGTACGATGGAGAGGATGCCTATCAAGACGTAGAACGCTACGGAAACTCTGAGACCCCGTCTGATATGGAATTCCCTCCTCTGACATACGATGATGTGTATACACAATCAGAAGATGAAGATTATGTGGAGGACTACGAAGGATTTGCAGCTGCTGATATTGAAGGAAAAGCAAGCAAGGTGTATCCGAACAAAGCACACGAGGCCTATGAAAAAGCATTAGACGAAGAAGGTGTCATGACGGTATTTGGTGACTTGAAGCCGTACGAGGAAGAACCTTATACAAAAGAAAATCATTAG
- the menH gene encoding 2-succinyl-6-hydroxy-2,4-cyclohexadiene-1-carboxylate synthase — translation MPSLIIRMRDGVAYEVMDQNPSATNATLCLHGFTGSAASWTFLNAYLENTRLIQVSLLGHGRTDSPKSVRRYAMSKQLEDLAEILNQLKLHKVNILGYSMGGRIALSFAARYPDRVNKLILESTSPGLRTFKERMARLKHDHQLAQKIRHEGLVKFVDFWENIPLFASQKTLSAERQTELREGRLKANPLGLARSLEGIGTGSQPSVWKALKHIHLPALFICGTLDEKFCHIGKRMQQELKGSQFILVEHAGHTVHVEQPHFFGKIVSKFILAQD, via the coding sequence ATGCCTTCTCTCATCATAAGAATGCGTGATGGAGTAGCGTATGAAGTGATGGACCAGAACCCTTCGGCAACAAATGCTACACTATGCTTACACGGTTTCACTGGAAGTGCAGCGTCTTGGACGTTCTTGAATGCTTATTTGGAGAATACAAGACTGATTCAGGTCAGCTTGCTCGGACATGGGCGTACGGACTCGCCAAAAAGTGTGAGAAGATATGCGATGTCTAAGCAGCTGGAAGATCTTGCAGAGATTTTAAACCAATTAAAGCTTCACAAAGTGAACATTCTCGGATATTCTATGGGAGGACGTATTGCTTTATCATTTGCCGCTCGTTATCCAGATCGTGTCAATAAATTGATCCTTGAGAGTACGTCTCCGGGGCTTCGCACTTTTAAAGAGCGGATGGCAAGACTGAAGCATGATCATCAGCTCGCTCAAAAAATCAGACATGAAGGCTTAGTGAAGTTTGTGGATTTTTGGGAAAACATTCCTCTGTTTGCATCGCAGAAAACTTTATCAGCGGAAAGGCAGACTGAACTGAGAGAGGGAAGGCTGAAAGCCAATCCTCTTGGTCTTGCTCGCAGTTTAGAAGGAATTGGAACAGGTTCACAGCCTTCTGTTTGGAAGGCTTTAAAGCATATTCATTTGCCTGCTCTGTTCATTTGCGGAACGCTTGATGAAAAATTCTGCCATATCGGCAAACGTATGCAGCAGGAGCTGAAAGGAAGTCAATTCATTTTGGTTGAGCATGCTGGGCATACAGTTCATGTGGAACAACCACATTTTTTTGGTAAAATAGTCAGTAAGTTTATTTTAGCGCAAGATTAG
- a CDS encoding GNAT family N-acetyltransferase, with the protein MKVRHAVHQDIPTIAEIHVKSWQTTYQGIISQEYLDGLNIEDQEESWRKRTLEGTFVAEDADGVFGFASFGKQRDERYSTYDGELYAIYLLQQKQKSGAGIALMAKGVDYLIKKGYQKLMLWVFEQNAAKQFYQKLQPSFVVTSQFELAGENHKEIGYGWELPILNNHVQRIKSSASSNNERKK; encoded by the coding sequence ATGAAGGTGAGACATGCTGTACATCAAGATATTCCAACAATCGCCGAGATTCATGTGAAAAGCTGGCAGACGACTTATCAAGGGATTATTTCGCAGGAGTATTTAGATGGATTAAACATTGAAGATCAGGAAGAGAGCTGGAGAAAAAGAACGCTTGAAGGCACGTTTGTCGCAGAAGATGCCGATGGGGTATTTGGTTTTGCTTCTTTCGGAAAACAACGTGACGAACGTTATTCTACATATGATGGAGAGCTATATGCCATCTATTTATTACAACAGAAGCAGAAATCAGGGGCGGGTATTGCTTTAATGGCAAAAGGGGTCGATTATTTAATCAAAAAAGGGTATCAGAAGTTGATGTTATGGGTGTTTGAACAAAATGCAGCAAAACAATTTTACCAAAAGCTTCAACCTAGTTTTGTTGTAACTAGCCAGTTCGAGCTGGCTGGCGAGAATCATAAGGAAATAGGGTATGGATGGGAGCTACCTATATTGAATAACCATGTACAACGAATTAAATCGTCAGCTTCCAGTAATAATGAGAGAAAAAAGTGA
- the thiT gene encoding energy-coupled thiamine transporter ThiT encodes MQQSKQLVRLMEIAIMTSLALVLDYLSGLFLRMPNGGSLALVMIPVILMSIRWGISTGFIIGVLIAGLQLMNSPIIATPVQGFLDYFVASIVISLSGLFSGLIKKAIQDQNRKQQFFYITLAVFVASFFRLLTFFISGVVFFSQYAPKGTPGWVYSLIYNSTYMVPSFIICSIVLCILIPSASRLVFPHQK; translated from the coding sequence ATGCAGCAATCAAAGCAATTGGTACGACTGATGGAAATCGCGATTATGACTTCACTTGCACTTGTATTAGATTACTTATCAGGTCTCTTTTTAAGAATGCCCAATGGCGGTTCTCTTGCGCTGGTTATGATTCCCGTCATTCTCATGTCTATTAGGTGGGGGATATCTACCGGGTTTATCATTGGTGTGTTAATCGCAGGTCTTCAGCTAATGAATAGCCCGATCATCGCTACACCTGTTCAAGGATTCCTTGATTACTTCGTTGCATCTATTGTCATTTCTTTAAGCGGCTTGTTTTCTGGATTGATCAAAAAAGCCATTCAGGATCAAAACCGAAAGCAGCAATTCTTCTATATTACCTTAGCTGTTTTTGTTGCTAGTTTCTTCAGGCTGCTAACGTTCTTTATTTCTGGGGTCGTTTTCTTTTCTCAATATGCACCGAAAGGAACACCAGGATGGGTCTACTCTTTAATTTATAACAGCACATATATGGTTCCTTCATTTATTATTTGCAGCATCGTTCTTTGTATACTCATCCCAAGTGCATCCCGTTTGGTTTTTCCTCATCAAAAATAA
- a CDS encoding 1,4-dihydroxy-2-naphthoate polyprenyltransferase, whose amino-acid sequence MQHQSISDQLSPIKPDKNWRIWWNLLRPHTLTAAFIPVTLGTVLALPSGQIHVGLFLAMLFASMFIQIATNMFNEYFDYVRGLDNEKSVGIGGAIVRNGVKPKTVLSLAYALFALSLLLGVYICMMSSWWIALIGLICMAAGYFYTGGPVPIAYTPFGELVSGAFMGLGIILISFYIQTGTLTSKAVLVSLPISILVGAILLSNNIRDLDGDKENGRRTLAILAGRKAAVNILLTMFLVSYVLIFVYIFTDIVGLWSFLVLLSVPKAYTAIKEFKEKEKPIELMNAMKSTAQTNTFFGFLLTIALILQYYIT is encoded by the coding sequence ATGCAGCATCAATCGATTTCAGATCAGCTTTCACCAATCAAACCTGATAAAAACTGGCGAATTTGGTGGAATTTACTACGACCGCATACACTAACAGCGGCATTTATTCCTGTTACTTTAGGAACTGTTTTAGCACTTCCAAGTGGTCAAATACATGTTGGGCTATTTTTAGCCATGCTGTTTGCATCTATGTTTATCCAAATCGCAACAAACATGTTTAATGAGTACTTTGATTATGTTCGCGGGCTGGACAACGAGAAATCTGTCGGCATCGGTGGAGCCATTGTAAGAAACGGTGTGAAGCCAAAAACTGTCCTCAGCCTCGCTTATGCACTATTTGCACTTTCTTTATTACTTGGGGTATATATTTGTATGATGTCTAGCTGGTGGATTGCACTAATAGGACTTATTTGTATGGCAGCAGGCTATTTCTATACTGGCGGCCCTGTACCGATTGCATATACACCGTTTGGAGAACTTGTTTCAGGTGCTTTTATGGGATTAGGAATCATCCTGATTAGTTTCTATATCCAAACAGGCACACTGACATCTAAAGCTGTTCTCGTCTCACTACCCATTTCTATTTTAGTTGGTGCTATCTTATTGTCGAACAATATCCGTGATTTAGACGGGGATAAGGAAAATGGACGAAGAACACTTGCCATTCTTGCTGGACGTAAAGCTGCAGTGAACATTTTACTTACCATGTTTTTGGTATCATATGTACTCATTTTTGTTTATATCTTCACAGATATTGTCGGTCTTTGGAGTTTTCTTGTTTTACTCAGTGTACCAAAAGCCTATACAGCCATTAAAGAGTTTAAGGAAAAAGAAAAACCGATTGAATTAATGAATGCCATGAAATCTACAGCTCAAACCAATACATTTTTTGGTTTTCTGCTGACGATCGCTTTGATCTTACAATACTATATCACCTAA
- the menD gene encoding 2-succinyl-5-enolpyruvyl-6-hydroxy-3-cyclohexene-1-carboxylic-acid synthase: MNNQIMTTYIGRLMDEFVQGGVKEAVVCPGSRSTPLAMLAFAHQDIHVHVLVDERSAAFYALGLAKASQSPVLLICTSGTAAANFYPAIVEAHYSRVPLIVLTADRPHELREIGAPQAIDQQFLFGKFVKWFTDLALPEESQTMLRYVQTTAARANHMSMQEPKGPVQVNVPLREPLLPDLSIDPFAREEADTKKVLASGQASPNDRVMSEIVTVMSQSKKGLIVAGELYTQVEKEAVLHLSKALHLPILADPLSLLRNGHENEDLIIDAYDSLLKDEALQQHLLPDMVIRFGPMPVSKPLFKWLEKHAEVKQIVVDAAGGFRDPGLSASYVIESHVAAFVEAALNQAVKRKETSFLNRWQNANSSFRTHAARYSDEDLSFEGNVYRQLQHLLPKESVLFIGNSMPIRDVDTFFETQSKPFRMMANRGANGIDGVVSTALGTYAALKQPVTLVIGDLSFYHDMNGLLAAKLMDIPLTVVLLNNDGGGIFSFLPQASDEPYYEKLFGTPTGLNFEYASKLYGGTYSKPATKQELHDVYMAHIDKPGLHLIEIKTDRHSRVDKHRQMMDDILEEVKKECLLSS; this comes from the coding sequence TTGAATAATCAAATCATGACAACATATATAGGCAGATTGATGGATGAATTCGTCCAAGGTGGTGTGAAAGAGGCAGTTGTCTGTCCTGGTTCTCGTTCAACTCCGCTTGCGATGCTGGCCTTTGCTCATCAAGACATTCATGTTCATGTTTTAGTGGATGAACGGTCTGCTGCTTTTTATGCGCTTGGTCTTGCAAAAGCAAGTCAATCACCAGTGCTGCTTATTTGTACATCAGGTACAGCAGCTGCTAACTTTTATCCAGCCATTGTAGAGGCGCATTATTCTCGTGTACCTCTTATTGTTTTAACTGCTGATCGGCCGCACGAATTGAGAGAAATTGGGGCACCTCAAGCGATTGATCAGCAATTCTTATTCGGTAAGTTTGTTAAATGGTTCACAGACTTAGCATTGCCAGAGGAAAGTCAAACGATGCTGCGTTATGTTCAGACGACAGCTGCGAGAGCAAATCACATGTCGATGCAGGAGCCAAAGGGGCCTGTTCAGGTGAATGTACCTCTGAGAGAACCATTGCTACCTGATCTGTCTATTGATCCTTTCGCGCGAGAAGAAGCAGACACGAAAAAGGTATTAGCATCAGGTCAGGCTTCCCCAAATGATCGAGTCATGTCTGAAATTGTGACCGTCATGAGCCAATCAAAAAAAGGACTGATTGTGGCTGGTGAACTTTATACACAGGTAGAAAAAGAGGCAGTTTTACACCTTTCGAAAGCCCTGCATTTACCTATTTTAGCTGACCCGCTTTCTCTTTTGCGCAACGGGCATGAAAATGAAGATCTGATTATCGATGCGTATGATTCTTTATTAAAAGATGAAGCATTGCAACAGCATCTATTGCCGGATATGGTCATTCGTTTTGGACCGATGCCTGTATCTAAGCCCTTATTCAAGTGGCTGGAAAAACATGCGGAAGTGAAGCAGATTGTTGTAGATGCAGCCGGAGGTTTCCGTGATCCTGGGTTAAGTGCTTCATATGTGATTGAAAGTCATGTGGCTGCTTTTGTAGAAGCAGCATTAAATCAAGCAGTAAAACGTAAAGAGACAAGTTTCTTAAACCGATGGCAGAATGCCAATTCTTCATTCAGAACGCATGCAGCCCGCTATTCAGATGAGGATTTGTCCTTTGAAGGGAATGTGTACCGTCAGCTTCAGCACCTCTTGCCAAAGGAGAGTGTCCTTTTTATCGGAAATAGTATGCCGATTCGTGATGTGGATACATTTTTTGAAACTCAGTCTAAGCCTTTTCGAATGATGGCGAATCGCGGAGCAAATGGCATTGACGGCGTTGTGTCCACAGCACTTGGCACGTATGCAGCTTTGAAGCAGCCAGTTACTTTAGTCATTGGAGATTTATCATTTTACCACGATATGAACGGTCTGCTTGCAGCTAAGCTGATGGACATTCCGCTGACAGTTGTTTTATTAAACAATGATGGGGGAGGTATCTTTTCTTTCCTTCCGCAGGCGTCTGATGAACCGTATTATGAAAAACTCTTCGGTACGCCAACAGGACTGAATTTTGAGTATGCATCGAAATTATATGGGGGAACCTATTCGAAACCGGCAACGAAACAAGAGTTACATGATGTGTACATGGCGCATATAGATAAACCCGGGCTTCATTTAATTGAAATTAAAACAGATCGTCATTCCCGTGTAGACAAGCATCGTCAAATGATGGATGACATATTGGAAGAAGTGAAAAAAGAATGCCTTCTCTCATCATAA
- a CDS encoding iron-containing alcohol dehydrogenase, which yields MTLNMKIESMQKFHTFEIPTVIKHGIGAVKHVGEEVKAYGVSKVLLVTDPGIYQAGVVDPVMASLKEAQIDVVLFDKVEPNPPVRLVNEGSAIYRKEGCNGLVAVGGGSSMDTAKAIGVEVTHEGSVLDYEAAEGKKPLENRIPPLTTIPTTAGTGSEVTQWAVITDEEREFKFNTGGPLIAAHLTVIDPELHVSMPPHVTAMTGIDALAHAIECYTMKFAQPITDAVALMAIEYAAHYIRRAFADGEDLEARYGMAQAAMLAGLSYGSESAGAAHAMSQTLGGIIPVAHGQCVAAMMGPVMEYNWKGYPEKFARIAQAFGIDTSRMSTEEAAKAAVNWMYDLVEDLEVPSLEEQGVSKDMIDRLSKEAMKDPQTIGNPRDLNEKAYKWIYARCFELTPKTV from the coding sequence ATGACACTAAATATGAAAATTGAAAGCATGCAAAAATTCCATACATTTGAAATTCCGACTGTCATTAAACACGGTATTGGTGCAGTGAAACATGTTGGGGAAGAAGTAAAAGCATACGGCGTTTCAAAGGTATTGCTTGTAACAGATCCCGGTATTTATCAAGCGGGCGTGGTGGACCCCGTAATGGCTTCATTAAAAGAAGCGCAAATCGATGTCGTTCTCTTTGATAAAGTAGAGCCAAATCCGCCAGTCCGTCTAGTGAACGAAGGATCTGCTATATATAGAAAAGAAGGCTGTAATGGATTAGTCGCAGTAGGCGGCGGCAGTTCAATGGATACAGCAAAGGCAATTGGAGTAGAGGTTACTCATGAAGGCTCAGTCCTTGATTACGAAGCGGCAGAGGGAAAAAAACCGCTTGAAAACAGAATCCCGCCATTAACCACTATTCCGACAACAGCTGGTACAGGTTCAGAGGTGACGCAGTGGGCGGTCATTACTGATGAAGAAAGAGAATTCAAATTCAATACTGGTGGACCTCTCATTGCAGCTCACCTTACAGTGATTGACCCAGAGCTTCATGTATCCATGCCGCCTCATGTGACAGCAATGACTGGAATTGACGCGCTTGCTCACGCTATTGAATGCTATACGATGAAATTTGCTCAGCCCATTACAGATGCGGTAGCGCTCATGGCAATTGAATATGCTGCTCATTATATTCGCCGTGCCTTTGCTGATGGCGAGGACTTAGAAGCCAGATATGGAATGGCACAAGCTGCGATGCTTGCCGGGCTTTCTTATGGAAGTGAATCAGCTGGTGCTGCACATGCAATGAGTCAAACACTCGGAGGTATTATTCCTGTCGCGCACGGTCAGTGTGTTGCAGCGATGATGGGACCAGTGATGGAGTATAACTGGAAAGGGTATCCAGAAAAATTCGCTCGAATTGCGCAAGCGTTTGGGATTGATACAAGCAGAATGTCAACAGAGGAAGCAGCCAAAGCAGCCGTGAATTGGATGTATGATTTAGTGGAGGATTTAGAAGTGCCTTCATTAGAAGAACAAGGTGTATCCAAAGATATGATTGATCGTTTATCTAAAGAAGCGATGAAAGATCCGCAAACAATTGGAAACCCAAGAGATCTAAACGAAAAAGCGTACAAATGGATTTATGCTCGCTGCTTTGAGTTAACACCTAAAACAGTGTAA
- a CDS encoding DinB family protein has product MSLLHDARQELWHELQGLSEEQLNQKLSDDTWSIQEIADHLKKMDLVAAKHLAAEGKKAPIKEYEPKPVEMAENRSKKTTAPSIVEPERKHVTPTHLRDELDTAREQLNQILSTFTEKDFKRVIAHPVFEELSLKQYLDFIGAHEKRHIHQIKEIKEQL; this is encoded by the coding sequence ATGAGTTTATTACATGATGCAAGACAAGAATTGTGGCACGAGCTGCAAGGTTTGAGCGAAGAACAATTGAACCAAAAATTATCTGATGATACTTGGAGTATTCAAGAAATAGCAGATCATTTAAAGAAAATGGACCTAGTTGCAGCAAAACATCTGGCTGCTGAGGGGAAAAAAGCACCGATCAAAGAATATGAACCAAAGCCAGTGGAAATGGCAGAGAATCGTTCGAAAAAAACCACTGCGCCTAGTATTGTTGAGCCTGAGCGCAAGCATGTGACACCTACACATTTAAGGGATGAGCTTGATACAGCACGTGAACAGCTCAATCAAATTTTATCAACATTTACTGAGAAAGATTTCAAACGCGTCATTGCACACCCTGTGTTTGAAGAGCTATCCCTTAAGCAATATCTTGATTTTATCGGCGCACACGAAAAACGCCATATTCATCAAATTAAAGAAATTAAAGAACAACTATAG
- a CDS encoding flotillin family protein, translating into MPGTTILVIIGIVLVILIALIGIFVSKYRTAGPDEALIVTGSYLGSKNVHVDEGGNKIKIVRGGGTFVFPVFQQAEPLSLLSSKLDVSTPEVYTEQGVPVMADGTAIIKIGGSIEEIATAAEQFLGKTKEDRENEAREVLEGHLRSILGSMTVEEIYKNREKFSQEVQRVASQDLAKMGLVIVSFTIKDVRDKNGYLESLGKPRIAQVKRDADIATAEADKETRIKRAEADKDAKKSELERATEIAEAEKINELKRAEFRREQDTAKASADQAYDLETARNRQHVTEQEMQVKIIERQKQIELEEKEIQRRERQYDSEVKKKADADRYAVEQSAAAEKAKRLAEADAKKYSIEAMAKAEAEKVRIDGLAKAEADRAKGETEAEVIRLKGLAEAEAKEKIAEAFEQYGQAAILDMIVKMLPEYAKQVSAPLSNIDKITVVDTGGNGEGSGANKVTGYATNLMSSLQESLKASSGIDVKEIIENFSGKGNVKQSIQELTNEIKQPLKIKKADHQIEK; encoded by the coding sequence ATGCCAGGAACAACTATTTTGGTTATTATTGGAATTGTGCTTGTGATTCTTATTGCACTTATTGGTATATTTGTTTCTAAATACCGGACAGCAGGTCCAGATGAAGCATTAATCGTCACAGGAAGTTATCTGGGAAGTAAAAATGTCCACGTGGATGAAGGTGGAAACAAGATTAAGATTGTAAGAGGCGGCGGTACCTTTGTATTTCCAGTCTTTCAACAAGCAGAGCCGCTCAGCTTACTATCTAGCAAGCTAGATGTTTCAACCCCTGAAGTCTATACCGAGCAAGGTGTACCTGTCATGGCGGACGGAACGGCCATCATTAAAATCGGCGGATCAATTGAAGAAATCGCTACTGCTGCAGAGCAGTTTTTAGGGAAAACAAAAGAAGACCGTGAAAACGAAGCGAGAGAAGTATTAGAAGGTCATCTTCGTTCAATCTTAGGATCAATGACAGTTGAAGAGATTTATAAAAACAGAGAGAAATTTTCTCAAGAAGTGCAACGGGTCGCTTCTCAAGATTTAGCGAAAATGGGTCTTGTCATTGTTTCGTTTACGATCAAAGATGTTCGTGATAAAAATGGCTACTTAGAATCTCTAGGTAAACCAAGAATTGCTCAAGTAAAACGAGATGCAGATATTGCAACAGCCGAAGCAGATAAAGAAACACGCATTAAACGTGCCGAAGCAGATAAAGATGCGAAGAAATCTGAGCTTGAGCGTGCCACTGAAATCGCTGAAGCAGAAAAGATCAATGAGCTGAAAAGAGCAGAATTCAGACGTGAACAGGATACAGCGAAAGCAAGTGCTGACCAAGCGTATGATCTAGAAACAGCTCGTAACCGTCAGCACGTAACTGAACAAGAAATGCAAGTCAAAATCATTGAGCGTCAGAAACAAATTGAATTAGAAGAAAAAGAGATTCAGCGTCGTGAACGTCAATACGATTCTGAAGTAAAAAAGAAAGCAGATGCGGACCGTTATGCTGTTGAGCAGTCGGCCGCGGCGGAAAAAGCGAAACGTCTCGCTGAAGCTGATGCGAAGAAATACAGCATTGAAGCAATGGCCAAAGCAGAAGCGGAGAAAGTCCGCATTGACGGGCTTGCCAAAGCGGAAGCAGATCGCGCGAAAGGGGAAACAGAAGCCGAAGTTATTAGATTAAAAGGACTTGCAGAAGCCGAAGCGAAAGAGAAAATTGCGGAAGCATTCGAACAGTATGGCCAGGCAGCAATTCTTGATATGATAGTGAAAATGCTTCCTGAATATGCGAAGCAAGTATCTGCACCACTTTCTAACATTGATAAAATTACTGTTGTGGATACGGGCGGTAACGGGGAAGGTAGCGGTGCCAATAAAGTTACAGGTTATGCCACAAATCTCATGTCCAGTCTTCAAGAAAGTTTGAAAGCATCCTCTGGAATTGATGTGAAAGAAATTATTGAGAACTTTTCTGGCAAAGGCAATGTGAAGCAAAGCATTCAAGAACTGACAAACGAGATCAAACAGCCATTAAAAATCAAAAAAGCTGATCATCAAATAGAAAAATAA
- a CDS encoding tryptophan-rich sensory protein → MVRKSIIWAIVVFFITYALFSIAGFLFPIDREWYDALNKPEWTPGGGVIGAVWAVLFALISLSAAIIYGKYGFQKITLPFWILFLLNYVFNQAFSFFQFTQKDLFVATIDCLLVALTALALVIVSRKLSKVVPILLIPYVLWGFFATYLSYTIYSMNM, encoded by the coding sequence ATGGTAAGAAAAAGTATCATTTGGGCAATTGTCGTCTTCTTTATTACATACGCACTATTCTCTATTGCCGGATTCCTGTTCCCTATCGACAGAGAATGGTATGACGCATTGAATAAACCAGAATGGACACCTGGTGGCGGTGTGATTGGTGCTGTGTGGGCTGTCTTATTTGCACTCATCTCATTGTCCGCAGCGATTATTTATGGAAAATATGGATTTCAAAAAATTACTTTACCATTTTGGATTCTTTTCCTTTTAAATTATGTATTCAATCAAGCCTTTAGCTTTTTTCAATTTACACAAAAGGATTTGTTTGTGGCTACGATCGACTGTCTGCTCGTCGCACTGACAGCACTTGCACTTGTCATCGTCTCACGTAAACTAAGCAAAGTCGTTCCAATTTTACTGATCCCTTATGTCTTATGGGGCTTCTTTGCGACATACTTGTCTTATACGATCTATTCCATGAATATGTAA
- the menB gene encoding 1,4-dihydroxy-2-naphthoyl-CoA synthase translates to MAIKWQTERQYDEILYETYNGIAKITINRPHVHNAFTPKTVSELIDAFSRARDHSEVGVIVLTGAGGKAFCSGGDQKVRGHGGYVGDDQIPRLNVLDLQRLIRVIPKPVIAMVAGYAIGGGHVLHVVCDLTIAADNAIFGQTGPKVGSFDAGYGSGYLARIVGHKKAREIWYLCRQYNAQEALDMGLVNTVVPLDQLEEETVKWCEEMLEKSPTALRFLKAAFNADTDGLAGIQQFAGDATLLYYTTDEAKEGRDSFKEKRKPDFGQFPRFP, encoded by the coding sequence ATGGCTATTAAATGGCAAACTGAGCGTCAGTATGACGAAATTTTATATGAAACGTACAATGGGATTGCGAAGATTACGATTAATCGTCCACACGTACATAACGCGTTTACCCCAAAGACTGTTAGTGAATTAATTGATGCATTTTCACGAGCTCGTGATCATTCAGAAGTTGGTGTGATCGTACTTACAGGTGCTGGCGGAAAAGCATTCTGTTCTGGTGGAGACCAAAAAGTTCGCGGCCATGGCGGTTATGTAGGAGACGATCAAATTCCACGTCTAAATGTATTAGATTTGCAGCGTTTGATTCGTGTCATTCCCAAACCAGTTATCGCAATGGTGGCAGGTTACGCGATTGGCGGAGGACATGTTCTTCACGTTGTGTGTGACCTGACGATTGCAGCAGATAATGCAATTTTTGGACAAACAGGTCCAAAAGTAGGCAGCTTCGATGCTGGTTATGGTTCTGGCTACCTTGCACGTATTGTTGGTCATAAGAAAGCAAGAGAAATCTGGTACTTATGCCGTCAATACAATGCACAAGAAGCGCTTGATATGGGACTTGTCAACACAGTTGTACCATTAGATCAGCTTGAAGAGGAAACAGTGAAGTGGTGTGAGGAGATGCTAGAAAAGAGCCCGACTGCTTTACGATTCTTGAAGGCTGCTTTTAACGCAGATACGGATGGATTAGCTGGAATTCAGCAATTTGCAGGAGATGCGACACTTCTTTATTACACAACAGATGAAGCCAAAGAAGGACGCGATTCCTTTAAGGAAAAACGCAAGCCGGACTTCGGTCAGTTCCCGCGTTTCCCTTGA